The Eurosta solidaginis isolate ZX-2024a chromosome 4, ASM4086904v1, whole genome shotgun sequence genome includes a window with the following:
- the OtopLb gene encoding proton channel OtopLc isoform X1 translates to MSLSDLYRARESSLTSYCWTVSDFTVVAPFAALKPKQRVRYHNDIPGYVPNKNQSSNNNDYFYKTIDTKPRSASIPEPTKDSALLTVPNSPTTPSYNQSVHAKRLARTPCDQCGYHNVPIMAHPISPLVRSQTNLELVSTGNARQALLPTITLGNGEKNEKLEKNEKLHYHENSNGSSVQTLQVSRRPSLMLHDILARRPSAFFKGKKEYNGTTKSPFGRSLAETATTSMVTINAPGDPEQHYAAKQFKEKNRRKGNDALSAALSAFYCKILVLMGVCLPITEVISHQIPNYVYQGFYVYLYAGSILFVAFLYSTTLRNRTLFNALKNFHEQNNNVHLKHKVTHFGSFYLRVGAISFAIGTMVYSGLEFGQYFELNGKPGCNDVFIAITPICRMILAIIQIQFIFLNTTYLDMARHKVTCRFGLMHMVATNLCEWLYVLVEETKHEIYHIGQQESDVSEGTLTSASTTHSNVNWDAINESQMNNSISTTIQNVLTNITTSAVVNASTQVTVGCTRTNIMGALVQEVAPFLFPCTIEYSLICAVILYEMWKTVRSIPDIDRSRKSSVKPAHQKPAHHFSVDCSQSHKGLFFGILMIVMTIIAMIMYFVLYTQPGYEMIATQEVTVWETITYFICIVAIITGMIMIRDLKYVQNSSDDHHSMELDNHLLIVAQTGVYLYGMFSILGSYFSKWDTVPDRFEGIIAEVLGLAETSLQTMFILHASHRRCKGSKQARRKPGREIVTFLLVANIAIWFINTLIKGRAVFRQTNLVFFGVWGWTIITHISMPLAIFYRFHSTICLFEVWKISYKAKTH, encoded by the exons CAAAAATCAATCGTCCAATAACAACGATTATTTTTACAAAACAATCGATACAAAACCGCGATCAGCATCTATACCGGAACCAACTAAAGATTCAGCATTACTTACCGTACCAAACTCACCTACCACACCCTCCTACAATCAATCTGTACATGCAAAACGTCTAGCTCGTACACCTTGCGATCAGTGCGGTTATCATAACGTGCCCATTATGGCACATCCCATCTCACCACTAGTGCGTTCACAAACAAATTTGGAATTGGTTAGCACGGGAAATGCTCGACAAGCTTTACTACCAACTATAACGCTTGGAAATGGTGAGAAAAATGAAAAGTTGGAGAAGAATGAAAAGTTGCATTACCATGAGAATAGTAACGGCTCCAGTGTGCAAACATTGCAAGTATCACGTCGGCCATCGTTGATGTTGCATGATATATTGGCGCGCCGACCATCTGCATTTTTTAAAGGCAAGAAAGAATATAATGGAACTACCAAGAGTCCTTTCGG TCGTTCACTTGCAGAGACTGCTACCACTTCTATGGTCACCATAAACGCTCCAGGAGATCCCGAACAACATTATGCTGCGAAGCAGTTCaaggaaaaaaatcgccgcaaggGCAA TGATGCGCTGAGTGCTGCCCTTTCagctttttattgtaaaattttagttttgatGGGTGTCTGTTTGCCCATTACAGAAGTGATCTCACATCAAATACCCAACTATGTTTATCAAGGATTCTATGTCTATTTGTATGCGGGCAGCATATTATTTGTTGCTTTTCTGTATTCGACAACTTTGCGCAATCGTACACTCTTTAATGCATTGAAGAATTTTC ATGAACAAAACAACAACGTACACTTAAAACACAAAGTCACACATTTTGGTAGTTTTTATTTGCGCGTTGGTGCCATATCCTTTGCTATCGGCACTATGGTCTACTCGGGTCTGGAGTTCGGACAATATTTCGAGTTGAATGGCAAACCCGGTTGCAATGATGTCTTCATTGCTATCACGCCAATTTGTCGAATGATACTAGCAATTATAcaaatacaatttattttcctGAATACAACATATTTGGATATGGCCCGACATAAGGTCACATGCCGTTTCGGTTTAATGCATATGGTTGCGACAAATTTATGCGAATGGTTGTACGTGTTGGTGGAGGAGACCAAACACGAAATCTATCATATTGGTCAGCAAGAAAGCGATGTCAGTGAAGGAACATTAACATCCGCATCCACAACACATAGTAACGTAAATTGGGATGCCATAAATGAATCTCAAATGAATAATTCGATTTCGACAACAATCCAAAACGTTCTAACAAATATCACAACGTCCGCAGTGGTAAATGCATCCACCCAGGTAACAGTCGGTTGTACGCGTACAAATATTATGGGTGCGCTGGTGCAGGAGGTGGCACCATTTCTATTCCCTTGCACCATCGAATATTCTTTGATTTGTGCTGTGATCCTCTATGAAATGTGGAAGACTGTACGTTCTATTCCTGATATTGACCGTTCGAGGAAAAGTTCCGTGAAGCCAGCACATCAAAAGCCAGCGCATCATTTCTCTGTTGATTGTTCACAATCGCATAAGGGACTCTTCTTTGGCATACTAATGATCGTGATGACGATCATAGCTATgattatgtattttgttttgtacaCCCAACCTGGCTATGAAATGATCGCGACACAGGAGGTAACCGTTTGGGAGACTATCACATATTTTATTTGCATTGTAGCGATAATTACCG gtatgatcaTGATACGTGATCTCAAATACGTACAAAACTCTAGTGACGATCATCATTCAATGGAGCTGGACAACCATTTATTGATTGTAGCTCAAACTGGTGTTTACCTTTATGGGATGTTCAGCATTTTGGGGAGCTATTTCTCCAAATGGGACACGGTGCCCGACCGTTTTGAAG GTATTATTGCTGAGGTTCTTGGTTTGGCGGAGACATCACTTCAAACGATGTTTATTCTTCATGCTAGTCACCGACGCTGCAAGGGCTCGAAACAGGCACGTCGTAAGCCGGGTCGTGAGATTGTTACATTTTTGCTGGTGGCCAATATTGCCATATGGTTTATCAACACGCTCATCAAAGGACGTGCAGTCTTTCGTCAAACGAATTTGGTATTCTTCGGTGTTTGGGGTTGGACCATCATTACGCATATATCCATGCCGTTGGCTATATTTTATCGTTTCCACTCAACAATATGTCTTTTTGAAGTTTGGAAAATCTCCTACAAAGCAAAGACACattga
- the OtopLb gene encoding proton channel OtopLc isoform X2, protein MTYQDMCQTSIPEPTKDSALLTVPNSPTTPSYNQSVHAKRLARTPCDQCGYHNVPIMAHPISPLVRSQTNLELVSTGNARQALLPTITLGNGEKNEKLEKNEKLHYHENSNGSSVQTLQVSRRPSLMLHDILARRPSAFFKGKKEYNGTTKSPFGRSLAETATTSMVTINAPGDPEQHYAAKQFKEKNRRKGNDALSAALSAFYCKILVLMGVCLPITEVISHQIPNYVYQGFYVYLYAGSILFVAFLYSTTLRNRTLFNALKNFHEQNNNVHLKHKVTHFGSFYLRVGAISFAIGTMVYSGLEFGQYFELNGKPGCNDVFIAITPICRMILAIIQIQFIFLNTTYLDMARHKVTCRFGLMHMVATNLCEWLYVLVEETKHEIYHIGQQESDVSEGTLTSASTTHSNVNWDAINESQMNNSISTTIQNVLTNITTSAVVNASTQVTVGCTRTNIMGALVQEVAPFLFPCTIEYSLICAVILYEMWKTVRSIPDIDRSRKSSVKPAHQKPAHHFSVDCSQSHKGLFFGILMIVMTIIAMIMYFVLYTQPGYEMIATQEVTVWETITYFICIVAIITGMIMIRDLKYVQNSSDDHHSMELDNHLLIVAQTGVYLYGMFSILGSYFSKWDTVPDRFEGIIAEVLGLAETSLQTMFILHASHRRCKGSKQARRKPGREIVTFLLVANIAIWFINTLIKGRAVFRQTNLVFFGVWGWTIITHISMPLAIFYRFHSTICLFEVWKISYKAKTH, encoded by the exons CATCTATACCGGAACCAACTAAAGATTCAGCATTACTTACCGTACCAAACTCACCTACCACACCCTCCTACAATCAATCTGTACATGCAAAACGTCTAGCTCGTACACCTTGCGATCAGTGCGGTTATCATAACGTGCCCATTATGGCACATCCCATCTCACCACTAGTGCGTTCACAAACAAATTTGGAATTGGTTAGCACGGGAAATGCTCGACAAGCTTTACTACCAACTATAACGCTTGGAAATGGTGAGAAAAATGAAAAGTTGGAGAAGAATGAAAAGTTGCATTACCATGAGAATAGTAACGGCTCCAGTGTGCAAACATTGCAAGTATCACGTCGGCCATCGTTGATGTTGCATGATATATTGGCGCGCCGACCATCTGCATTTTTTAAAGGCAAGAAAGAATATAATGGAACTACCAAGAGTCCTTTCGG TCGTTCACTTGCAGAGACTGCTACCACTTCTATGGTCACCATAAACGCTCCAGGAGATCCCGAACAACATTATGCTGCGAAGCAGTTCaaggaaaaaaatcgccgcaaggGCAA TGATGCGCTGAGTGCTGCCCTTTCagctttttattgtaaaattttagttttgatGGGTGTCTGTTTGCCCATTACAGAAGTGATCTCACATCAAATACCCAACTATGTTTATCAAGGATTCTATGTCTATTTGTATGCGGGCAGCATATTATTTGTTGCTTTTCTGTATTCGACAACTTTGCGCAATCGTACACTCTTTAATGCATTGAAGAATTTTC ATGAACAAAACAACAACGTACACTTAAAACACAAAGTCACACATTTTGGTAGTTTTTATTTGCGCGTTGGTGCCATATCCTTTGCTATCGGCACTATGGTCTACTCGGGTCTGGAGTTCGGACAATATTTCGAGTTGAATGGCAAACCCGGTTGCAATGATGTCTTCATTGCTATCACGCCAATTTGTCGAATGATACTAGCAATTATAcaaatacaatttattttcctGAATACAACATATTTGGATATGGCCCGACATAAGGTCACATGCCGTTTCGGTTTAATGCATATGGTTGCGACAAATTTATGCGAATGGTTGTACGTGTTGGTGGAGGAGACCAAACACGAAATCTATCATATTGGTCAGCAAGAAAGCGATGTCAGTGAAGGAACATTAACATCCGCATCCACAACACATAGTAACGTAAATTGGGATGCCATAAATGAATCTCAAATGAATAATTCGATTTCGACAACAATCCAAAACGTTCTAACAAATATCACAACGTCCGCAGTGGTAAATGCATCCACCCAGGTAACAGTCGGTTGTACGCGTACAAATATTATGGGTGCGCTGGTGCAGGAGGTGGCACCATTTCTATTCCCTTGCACCATCGAATATTCTTTGATTTGTGCTGTGATCCTCTATGAAATGTGGAAGACTGTACGTTCTATTCCTGATATTGACCGTTCGAGGAAAAGTTCCGTGAAGCCAGCACATCAAAAGCCAGCGCATCATTTCTCTGTTGATTGTTCACAATCGCATAAGGGACTCTTCTTTGGCATACTAATGATCGTGATGACGATCATAGCTATgattatgtattttgttttgtacaCCCAACCTGGCTATGAAATGATCGCGACACAGGAGGTAACCGTTTGGGAGACTATCACATATTTTATTTGCATTGTAGCGATAATTACCG gtatgatcaTGATACGTGATCTCAAATACGTACAAAACTCTAGTGACGATCATCATTCAATGGAGCTGGACAACCATTTATTGATTGTAGCTCAAACTGGTGTTTACCTTTATGGGATGTTCAGCATTTTGGGGAGCTATTTCTCCAAATGGGACACGGTGCCCGACCGTTTTGAAG GTATTATTGCTGAGGTTCTTGGTTTGGCGGAGACATCACTTCAAACGATGTTTATTCTTCATGCTAGTCACCGACGCTGCAAGGGCTCGAAACAGGCACGTCGTAAGCCGGGTCGTGAGATTGTTACATTTTTGCTGGTGGCCAATATTGCCATATGGTTTATCAACACGCTCATCAAAGGACGTGCAGTCTTTCGTCAAACGAATTTGGTATTCTTCGGTGTTTGGGGTTGGACCATCATTACGCATATATCCATGCCGTTGGCTATATTTTATCGTTTCCACTCAACAATATGTCTTTTTGAAGTTTGGAAAATCTCCTACAAAGCAAAGACACattga
- the OtopLb gene encoding proton channel OtopLc isoform X3, translated as MPARPLTIPLPKYQRMPLVRFSRSLAETATTSMVTINAPGDPEQHYAAKQFKEKNRRKGNDALSAALSAFYCKILVLMGVCLPITEVISHQIPNYVYQGFYVYLYAGSILFVAFLYSTTLRNRTLFNALKNFHEQNNNVHLKHKVTHFGSFYLRVGAISFAIGTMVYSGLEFGQYFELNGKPGCNDVFIAITPICRMILAIIQIQFIFLNTTYLDMARHKVTCRFGLMHMVATNLCEWLYVLVEETKHEIYHIGQQESDVSEGTLTSASTTHSNVNWDAINESQMNNSISTTIQNVLTNITTSAVVNASTQVTVGCTRTNIMGALVQEVAPFLFPCTIEYSLICAVILYEMWKTVRSIPDIDRSRKSSVKPAHQKPAHHFSVDCSQSHKGLFFGILMIVMTIIAMIMYFVLYTQPGYEMIATQEVTVWETITYFICIVAIITGMIMIRDLKYVQNSSDDHHSMELDNHLLIVAQTGVYLYGMFSILGSYFSKWDTVPDRFEGIIAEVLGLAETSLQTMFILHASHRRCKGSKQARRKPGREIVTFLLVANIAIWFINTLIKGRAVFRQTNLVFFGVWGWTIITHISMPLAIFYRFHSTICLFEVWKISYKAKTH; from the exons TCGTTCACTTGCAGAGACTGCTACCACTTCTATGGTCACCATAAACGCTCCAGGAGATCCCGAACAACATTATGCTGCGAAGCAGTTCaaggaaaaaaatcgccgcaaggGCAA TGATGCGCTGAGTGCTGCCCTTTCagctttttattgtaaaattttagttttgatGGGTGTCTGTTTGCCCATTACAGAAGTGATCTCACATCAAATACCCAACTATGTTTATCAAGGATTCTATGTCTATTTGTATGCGGGCAGCATATTATTTGTTGCTTTTCTGTATTCGACAACTTTGCGCAATCGTACACTCTTTAATGCATTGAAGAATTTTC ATGAACAAAACAACAACGTACACTTAAAACACAAAGTCACACATTTTGGTAGTTTTTATTTGCGCGTTGGTGCCATATCCTTTGCTATCGGCACTATGGTCTACTCGGGTCTGGAGTTCGGACAATATTTCGAGTTGAATGGCAAACCCGGTTGCAATGATGTCTTCATTGCTATCACGCCAATTTGTCGAATGATACTAGCAATTATAcaaatacaatttattttcctGAATACAACATATTTGGATATGGCCCGACATAAGGTCACATGCCGTTTCGGTTTAATGCATATGGTTGCGACAAATTTATGCGAATGGTTGTACGTGTTGGTGGAGGAGACCAAACACGAAATCTATCATATTGGTCAGCAAGAAAGCGATGTCAGTGAAGGAACATTAACATCCGCATCCACAACACATAGTAACGTAAATTGGGATGCCATAAATGAATCTCAAATGAATAATTCGATTTCGACAACAATCCAAAACGTTCTAACAAATATCACAACGTCCGCAGTGGTAAATGCATCCACCCAGGTAACAGTCGGTTGTACGCGTACAAATATTATGGGTGCGCTGGTGCAGGAGGTGGCACCATTTCTATTCCCTTGCACCATCGAATATTCTTTGATTTGTGCTGTGATCCTCTATGAAATGTGGAAGACTGTACGTTCTATTCCTGATATTGACCGTTCGAGGAAAAGTTCCGTGAAGCCAGCACATCAAAAGCCAGCGCATCATTTCTCTGTTGATTGTTCACAATCGCATAAGGGACTCTTCTTTGGCATACTAATGATCGTGATGACGATCATAGCTATgattatgtattttgttttgtacaCCCAACCTGGCTATGAAATGATCGCGACACAGGAGGTAACCGTTTGGGAGACTATCACATATTTTATTTGCATTGTAGCGATAATTACCG gtatgatcaTGATACGTGATCTCAAATACGTACAAAACTCTAGTGACGATCATCATTCAATGGAGCTGGACAACCATTTATTGATTGTAGCTCAAACTGGTGTTTACCTTTATGGGATGTTCAGCATTTTGGGGAGCTATTTCTCCAAATGGGACACGGTGCCCGACCGTTTTGAAG GTATTATTGCTGAGGTTCTTGGTTTGGCGGAGACATCACTTCAAACGATGTTTATTCTTCATGCTAGTCACCGACGCTGCAAGGGCTCGAAACAGGCACGTCGTAAGCCGGGTCGTGAGATTGTTACATTTTTGCTGGTGGCCAATATTGCCATATGGTTTATCAACACGCTCATCAAAGGACGTGCAGTCTTTCGTCAAACGAATTTGGTATTCTTCGGTGTTTGGGGTTGGACCATCATTACGCATATATCCATGCCGTTGGCTATATTTTATCGTTTCCACTCAACAATATGTCTTTTTGAAGTTTGGAAAATCTCCTACAAAGCAAAGACACattga